One genomic window of Kaistia geumhonensis includes the following:
- the tpiA gene encoding triose-phosphate isomerase, with protein sequence MSRLRPIVVGNWKMNGLKSSVAEFSRITEGYDIGLRAKTDLAICPPFTLLSTFAVVALGSRVLIGGQDCHRSPSGAHTGDVSAEMIADTGATHVIVGHSERRADDLDTNAVVHAKARAARRAGLIAILCIGESEAERDGGKTLEVLETQLAASVPDGATADNLIIAYEPIWAIGSGRTPTLDEIAEAHAHIRHQLVLRFGDEGEDMRILYGGSVKPSNASDILAVENVNGALVGGASLRAVDFLGIAHSYP encoded by the coding sequence ATGTCGAGGCTGAGGCCGATCGTCGTCGGCAACTGGAAGATGAACGGCCTGAAGTCGTCTGTCGCCGAGTTTTCGCGCATCACCGAGGGCTACGACATCGGCCTTCGCGCGAAGACCGATCTCGCCATCTGCCCGCCCTTCACACTCCTGTCCACCTTTGCGGTGGTGGCGCTCGGCTCGCGCGTCCTGATCGGCGGCCAGGACTGCCATCGCAGCCCGAGCGGCGCCCACACCGGCGACGTGTCGGCGGAGATGATCGCGGACACCGGCGCCACGCATGTCATCGTGGGGCACTCCGAGCGGCGTGCCGACGACCTCGACACCAACGCCGTCGTCCATGCCAAGGCCCGCGCGGCACGTCGCGCTGGTCTCATCGCCATCCTCTGCATCGGCGAGAGCGAGGCGGAGCGTGATGGGGGCAAGACGCTCGAGGTTCTCGAAACGCAGCTGGCGGCCTCGGTTCCGGATGGGGCGACCGCCGACAACCTCATCATCGCCTATGAGCCGATCTGGGCCATCGGCAGCGGTCGCACGCCGACGCTGGACGAGATCGCCGAGGCGCATGCCCATATCCGCCATCAGCTTGTGCTGCGCTTCGGCGACGAGGGCGAGGACATGCGTATTCTCTATGGCGGCTCCGTGAAGCCCTCCAACGCCTCCGACATCCTCGCCGTCGAGAATGTCAACGGCGCGCTCGTGGGCGGCGCGAGCCTGCGCGCCGTCGATTTTCTCGGCATCGCGCACAGCTATCCCTGA
- the lipA gene encoding lipoyl synthase, producing the protein MVVVLDTVTAPATAKDRRPRHPEKANRPDTPLLRKPDWIRVRAPGSPIYRETQDIVKKNGLVTVCEEAGCPNIGECWSKKHATFMIMGDTCTRACAFCNVRTGMPEALDRAEPQKVAEAVAKLGLEHVVITSVDRDDLDDGGAQHFAEVILAIRAAAPGTTIEILTPDFLRKPGALEIVVAAKPDVFNHNLETVPSKYLKVRPGARYFHSLRLLQRVKELDGEMFTKSGIMVGLGEERNEVLQLMDDLRVADVDFLTIGQYLQPSRKHHPVIRFVEPTEFKSFETIGYAKGFLMVSSSPLTRSSHHAGEDFARLRAARQAQPRG; encoded by the coding sequence ATGGTCGTCGTTCTCGATACGGTCACCGCGCCCGCCACTGCCAAGGATCGCCGTCCGCGCCATCCCGAGAAGGCGAACCGGCCCGACACGCCGCTCCTGCGCAAGCCCGACTGGATCCGCGTCCGCGCGCCCGGCTCGCCCATCTATCGCGAGACGCAGGACATCGTGAAGAAGAACGGCCTCGTCACCGTCTGTGAGGAGGCCGGCTGCCCGAATATCGGCGAGTGCTGGTCGAAGAAGCACGCCACCTTCATGATCATGGGCGACACCTGCACGCGGGCCTGCGCCTTCTGCAACGTGCGTACCGGCATGCCTGAGGCGCTCGACCGCGCCGAGCCGCAGAAGGTTGCCGAGGCCGTCGCCAAGCTTGGCCTCGAGCATGTCGTGATCACCTCGGTCGACCGCGACGATCTCGACGATGGCGGCGCGCAGCATTTCGCCGAGGTCATCCTCGCGATCCGCGCCGCGGCGCCGGGCACGACGATCGAGATCCTGACGCCCGACTTCCTGAGGAAACCCGGTGCGCTCGAGATCGTGGTGGCCGCCAAGCCGGACGTCTTCAACCACAATCTCGAAACCGTGCCGTCGAAATATCTTAAGGTCCGGCCCGGCGCCCGCTACTTCCACTCGCTACGGCTGCTGCAGCGGGTGAAGGAGCTGGACGGCGAGATGTTCACCAAGTCGGGCATCATGGTCGGCCTCGGCGAGGAGCGGAACGAGGTCCTCCAGCTCATGGACGATCTGCGCGTCGCCGATGTCGACTTCCTCACCATCGGCCAGTACCTCCAGCCGAGCCGCAAGCATCATCCGGTCATCCGCTTCGTCGAGCCGACGGAGTTCAAATCCTTCGAAACGATCGGCTATGCCAAGGGCTTCCTGATGGTGTCGTCGAGCCCGCTGACCCGCTCGTCCCACCATGCCGGCGAGGATTTCGCGCGCCTGCGGGCCGCGCGCCAGGCTCAGCCGCGCGGCTGA
- a CDS encoding GlsB/YeaQ/YmgE family stress response membrane protein, protein MSGVGIFMTIVIGILAGWIASRTMGRRHGLIVNLIVGLIGSWIGAILASTFNLVPEPGFVGSLVVSTIGAIVLLFLLGLFRRG, encoded by the coding sequence ATGTCGGGTGTGGGCATTTTCATGACGATCGTGATCGGCATTCTCGCCGGTTGGATCGCATCGCGAACCATGGGCCGTCGTCACGGCCTGATCGTCAATCTCATCGTCGGCCTCATTGGCTCGTGGATCGGCGCGATCCTCGCCTCGACCTTCAATCTCGTGCCGGAGCCGGGCTTTGTCGGCAGCCTTGTGGTGTCGACCATCGGCGCCATTGTCCTTCTCTTCCTGCTCGGCCTCTTCCGCCGCGGCTAA
- a CDS encoding CTP synthase, which yields MARYVFITGGVVSSLGKGIASAALGAMLQARGYKVRLRKLDPYLNVDPGTMSPYQHGEVFVTDDGAETDLDLGHYERFTGRPASKADSVTTGRIYQEIIARERRGDYLGGTVQVIPHVTDAIKAFVLSGNDDVDFVLCEIGGTVGDIEAMPFLEAIRQIGNDLPRDDVVYIHLTLLPYIPSAGELKTKPTQHSVKELRSIGIQPDILLCRSDRPIPKEERRKLSLFCNVRESAVIQALDVAHIYDVPTAYHAEGLDTEVLAAFGIKDAPTPDLSRWNALTSRIRNPEGEVTIAVVGKYTGLKDAYKSLIEALQHGGVANTVKVNIDWIESEIFEKEDPAPYLERVNGILVPGGFGERGSEGKILAAGFARRRKVPYFGICFGMQMAVIEAARNMAGIENASSTEFGPTSEPVVGLMTEWLRGNLLEKRHAAGDLGGTMRLGAYEAKLEPGSKIAEIYGSTDIFERHRHRYEVNIDYKERLEHCGMHFAGMSPDGVLPETVELLDHPWFIGVQYHPELKSRPLAPHPLFASFIAAAKEQSRLV from the coding sequence ATGGCGCGGTACGTATTCATCACCGGCGGCGTGGTTTCCTCGCTTGGCAAGGGCATTGCCTCGGCAGCGCTCGGCGCCATGCTCCAGGCTCGTGGCTACAAGGTCCGCCTGAGGAAGCTCGATCCCTATCTGAACGTCGATCCGGGCACGATGAGCCCGTATCAGCACGGCGAGGTCTTCGTCACCGACGACGGCGCCGAGACGGATCTCGATCTCGGCCATTACGAGCGCTTCACCGGCCGGCCTGCCTCAAAGGCGGACAGCGTCACCACCGGTCGCATCTATCAGGAAATCATCGCCCGCGAGCGCAGGGGTGATTATCTCGGCGGCACGGTGCAGGTGATTCCCCATGTCACCGACGCCATCAAGGCCTTCGTCCTGTCCGGAAACGACGATGTCGATTTCGTGCTCTGCGAGATCGGCGGCACGGTCGGCGACATCGAGGCGATGCCGTTCCTTGAGGCGATCCGGCAGATCGGGAACGACCTGCCCCGCGACGACGTCGTCTATATCCACCTGACGCTGCTGCCTTACATCCCGTCCGCGGGCGAGCTGAAGACCAAGCCGACGCAGCATTCCGTTAAGGAGCTGCGCTCGATCGGCATCCAGCCCGACATCCTGCTCTGTCGTTCCGATCGGCCGATCCCGAAGGAGGAGCGGCGTAAGCTCTCTCTCTTCTGCAACGTGCGCGAATCGGCCGTCATCCAGGCGCTCGACGTCGCGCACATCTACGACGTGCCGACCGCCTATCATGCGGAGGGGCTCGACACCGAGGTTCTCGCCGCCTTCGGCATCAAGGATGCGCCGACGCCGGATCTGTCGCGCTGGAACGCGCTGACGAGCCGGATCCGCAATCCCGAAGGCGAGGTCACCATCGCCGTGGTCGGAAAATACACCGGCCTCAAGGATGCCTATAAGTCGCTGATCGAGGCGCTGCAGCATGGCGGCGTCGCCAATACCGTGAAGGTCAATATCGACTGGATCGAGAGCGAGATCTTCGAGAAGGAAGATCCGGCGCCCTATCTGGAGCGCGTGAACGGCATCCTCGTTCCGGGTGGCTTCGGCGAGCGCGGATCGGAAGGCAAGATCCTCGCCGCCGGCTTCGCACGCCGGCGCAAGGTGCCCTATTTCGGCATCTGTTTCGGCATGCAGATGGCCGTGATCGAGGCGGCCCGCAACATGGCCGGCATCGAGAATGCGAGTTCGACCGAGTTCGGCCCGACCTCGGAGCCGGTTGTCGGCCTGATGACCGAATGGCTGCGCGGCAACCTGCTGGAGAAGCGCCACGCGGCCGGCGATCTCGGCGGCACCATGCGGCTCGGCGCCTATGAGGCGAAGCTGGAGCCCGGCTCCAAGATCGCCGAGATTTACGGGTCGACGGACATCTTCGAGCGCCATCGCCATCGCTATGAGGTGAATATCGACTACAAGGAGCGGCTCGAGCATTGCGGCATGCATTTCGCCGGCATGTCGCCGGACGGCGTGCTGCCGGAGACGGTTGAACTGCTCGATCATCCCTGGTTTATCGGCGTGCAGTATCACCCCGAGCTGAAGTCGCGGCCGCTTGCGCCGCATCCGCTCTTCGCCTCCTTCATCGCCGCGGCGAAGGAGCAGTCGCGGCTCGTCTGA
- the secG gene encoding preprotein translocase subunit SecG yields MQTVIIVIHLMVVVALVAVVLLQRSEGGALGIGGGGGFMTARGSANVLTRTTAILAAVFFVTSIALTLITRYGDRPASILDRIQSESAPATTPASGDGQGILNQLPPRRSDGAAAPASGDAATPAPATGAAPAAPATGSAPATGSAPATGAAPAAPATGSAPATGSAPASTPAPAAPAAPTVPSTN; encoded by the coding sequence ATGCAGACAGTCATCATCGTGATCCACCTGATGGTGGTCGTCGCGCTCGTCGCCGTTGTCCTCCTGCAGCGCTCCGAAGGCGGTGCGCTCGGCATCGGCGGCGGTGGCGGCTTCATGACCGCCCGTGGATCCGCCAACGTCCTGACGCGCACCACCGCCATCCTGGCCGCCGTGTTCTTCGTGACGTCCATCGCCCTGACGCTGATTACGCGCTATGGCGACCGGCCCGCATCGATCCTTGACCGGATCCAGAGCGAGTCGGCCCCTGCGACGACGCCGGCTTCCGGCGATGGGCAGGGCATTCTCAACCAGCTGCCGCCGCGCAGGTCGGACGGTGCAGCCGCGCCGGCTTCGGGCGATGCGGCGACGCCAGCTCCGGCGACCGGCGCCGCGCCCGCGGCGCCCGCCACGGGTTCGGCTCCGGCCACGGGCTCGGCTCCGGCGACCGGCGCCGCGCCCGCGGCGCCCGCCACGGGTTCGGCTCCGGCCACGGGCTCGGCTCCGGCCAGTACGCCCGCTCCGGCGGCTCCCGCCGCGCCGACGGTGCCCAGCACCAACTAG
- a CDS encoding peptidylprolyl isomerase has protein sequence MRKHASGPVAKILIGILIISFGVWGVAGALSGIGTNTVAQVGNTEISVVDFDRAYRRELQNLSQQVGTQITPDQAKAFGLPNRVLSRLITEAALDDQAETLGLGVSQETLVKEIAADPAFKGAAGTFDRAYFVQLLRANGLNEDDYVLERRAVERRKQLADSISSGATLPATLAEAVHIYQSEARTIRYIVMPASLITDVGEPTAEQLTAYYNDHKADWKRPELREIAIMTLSPDDVARPSDIDDATAQKAYDADKAQYTTPETRHVYQLIFSDQTTADEQSAKLKGGASFESVVQSTGRQLADTDLGTITRDKLIDPKVAEAAFSLAPGATSDVIVGSFGPVLLWVPEVNPSTVKPFDEVKAEIKSNLALEAARRDLSSVRDSIEDARAGGATLQEIATKNKLTLRTVNVDATGNDGDGKPVADLPAKDQLLKAAFESDVGIDNQALADGDSTIWYAVSAIDPAADRTLDSVKDQVAAAWKKATIETKLAEKAKETAARLSKGETMDAVAASLGLTVQTDADQTRGSKPPADFSTDALKAAFDGPKGYAAAVAGVDPDQQIVLQVDSVTETPFVKDDPKEVSLTRQLADAMQNDLLQQYISELQNELGAKVNQQALQRVIGAS, from the coding sequence ATGCGTAAACACGCCTCCGGTCCGGTGGCGAAGATCCTGATCGGCATCCTGATCATCTCCTTCGGCGTCTGGGGCGTCGCGGGGGCGCTCAGCGGCATCGGCACCAATACGGTCGCGCAGGTCGGCAATACCGAAATCTCGGTCGTCGATTTCGACCGGGCCTATCGCCGGGAGCTCCAGAATCTCAGCCAGCAGGTCGGCACGCAGATCACCCCGGACCAGGCCAAGGCCTTCGGACTGCCGAACCGGGTGCTGTCTCGCCTCATCACCGAGGCGGCGCTCGACGACCAGGCCGAGACTCTCGGCCTCGGCGTTTCTCAGGAAACGCTCGTCAAGGAGATTGCCGCGGACCCGGCCTTCAAGGGCGCTGCCGGCACGTTCGACCGCGCCTATTTCGTCCAGCTGCTGCGCGCCAACGGCCTCAACGAGGACGATTATGTGCTGGAGCGCCGCGCCGTCGAGCGGCGCAAGCAGCTCGCCGACAGCATCTCGAGCGGCGCGACGCTGCCCGCCACGCTCGCCGAAGCGGTGCACATCTATCAGTCAGAGGCGCGCACCATCCGCTACATCGTGATGCCGGCCTCGCTGATCACGGATGTGGGCGAGCCGACGGCCGAGCAGCTGACGGCTTATTACAACGACCACAAAGCCGACTGGAAACGTCCCGAGCTTCGCGAGATCGCGATCATGACGCTGTCTCCGGACGACGTCGCCCGTCCGTCCGATATCGACGACGCGACGGCGCAGAAGGCCTATGACGCCGACAAGGCGCAGTACACGACGCCCGAGACGCGGCATGTCTACCAGCTGATCTTCTCTGACCAGACGACGGCCGACGAGCAGTCCGCCAAGCTGAAGGGTGGCGCAAGCTTCGAGAGCGTGGTGCAGAGCACCGGCCGCCAGCTCGCGGACACGGATCTTGGCACCATCACGCGCGACAAGCTGATCGATCCGAAGGTGGCCGAGGCGGCGTTCTCGCTTGCCCCCGGCGCCACCAGCGACGTGATCGTGGGCAGCTTCGGACCGGTTCTGCTCTGGGTGCCGGAAGTCAATCCGTCGACGGTCAAGCCGTTCGACGAGGTCAAGGCCGAGATCAAGTCGAACCTCGCCCTCGAGGCCGCGCGCAGGGATCTCTCCAGCGTCCGCGATTCGATCGAGGATGCGCGGGCCGGCGGCGCGACGCTCCAGGAGATCGCGACCAAGAACAAGCTGACGCTCCGCACCGTCAATGTCGACGCAACGGGGAACGACGGCGACGGCAAGCCGGTCGCCGATCTGCCGGCCAAGGACCAGTTGCTGAAGGCGGCGTTCGAGAGCGATGTCGGCATCGACAACCAGGCGCTCGCCGATGGCGACTCGACGATCTGGTATGCCGTCTCGGCTATTGATCCTGCCGCCGACCGTACGCTCGACAGCGTGAAGGACCAGGTCGCGGCGGCCTGGAAGAAGGCGACGATCGAGACGAAACTCGCGGAGAAGGCCAAGGAGACTGCGGCCCGCCTCTCCAAGGGCGAGACGATGGATGCCGTCGCGGCGTCGCTGGGGCTCACCGTCCAGACGGACGCCGACCAGACGCGCGGCAGCAAGCCGCCGGCCGACTTCTCGACCGACGCCCTGAAGGCTGCCTTCGATGGCCCGAAGGGCTATGCCGCCGCCGTTGCGGGCGTCGATCCGGACCAACAGATCGTGCTTCAGGTCGACAGCGTGACCGAGACGCCCTTCGTGAAGGACGACCCCAAGGAAGTCTCCTTGACCCGGCAGCTCGCCGATGCGATGCAGAACGATCTTCTGCAGCAGTATATCAGCGAGCTGCAGAACGAGCTCGGCGCCAAGGTCAACCAGCAGGCGCTGCAGCGCGTGATCGGCGCGAGCTGA